The stretch of DNA GTCGAAACCAGCCGTGCCCAGCCAGTCCTGCAGCGCCAACTCGTGGCTGTCGCGGATGCCGAGCCGCCGCTGCTCGGGGCTGTCGACGAAGAACAGCCCACCGAACGACCAGAACGCCTGACCGCCGATGTTGTTGGCGTTTTCCTGGTCGACGATCAGTACGCTCCGTCCTCGTTCGACCAGCTCGCAGGCGGCAACCAAGCCGGCCAGCCCGGCACCCACCACTATCACATCAGCGTCAGCCATGGCCGCCAATGTAGCGGTCCCGGGTCAGGCGGCGTCTGTCAGCGCGGGATACGGATCCCAGTGGTAGACGGATGGCGAACATTGGTGCATCAGCGCCAAGTCGACGGCGTCGAGCATGGCCTGCCGCGGTCCCGGCCTGCGCAGGTGCCGAGCGGCGACCGCGACGCGGACGACACCGTCGCGGCGCGCCGTGCGTTCGGCCGACAGCACCAGCGTCCGACACCACCACGGCTCGCTCAAGAACCCCTCGCCGATACCGAGCACCCGGCCCCGCACCGTCGTCTGACGAACCAAATCGGTGATCCCGCTGACCCCTGCCAGCAGTCGAAACCCATTGCGGGGCAACGCCATCAGGGTGCCTTGTGAAACGGTCCAGCCCGGTGCGGCGAACAATCGGGTGCGCAGCCCCAGGTGTTCGAGCACCCGGTCGGCCGCCATCAGCCGCAGATTGGCTTCGTGCGCAGGCAATGTCGCGAACTCGCCGCGTCGCTTCTTGGTGGCTGCCTCGTCGAAGCCGTGCAACACGATCGCATCGCCTTGCTCACGTCGCTGCGCCAGCCACTCGACCGTCGCCCCATCGGAGTCGAGTCGGTAGCCGCCCTTGATTCGCGGCGCCACCAGAAATGAAGCAGGCACGTCGCGTTCGTCGAGCTGGCGGCAAAACGCATCGACGTCGGCCACTGTGCGATCGCTGATCCCGGAAATCGAGACGATCAGTTGTCCAGCCACGTATTCAGTGTGGCAACGTCAGGTGTCCCAACGGTTTACAACACGTGGTCAGCAGTTGACCATCTATCGCGGCAGGACGGCCTCGATGGCCGCGATCACCTCGGGTGCGTCGGGAGCGGTGCGCGGCCGGAACCGGTTGACCACCTGGCCACCCGGTGCGAGCAGGAACTTTTCGAAGTTCCATTGGATGTCGCCCGCCTCGCCGCTGTCGTCGGTGGCCTTGGTGAGTTCCGCATAGAGCGGATGGCGGTCGGCGCCGTTGACGTCGGTCTTGGCGAGCAGCGGGAACGTCACGCCGTAATTGGTCGAACAGAATGTCTGGATCTGCTCGGCCGTGCCCGGCTCCTGACCCATGAACTGGTTGCACGGCACGCCGATGACTGTCAGACCGCGGTCGCCGTAATCTTTCGCCAGCTGCTCCAGCGCGGTGTATTGCGGGGTGAGGCCGCATTTCGACGCGACGTTCACCACCAGCGCGGCGCCGTCTGCGAGCTCGGCAAGCGTGGTGGCTCGCCCGTCCAGCGTCGTCAGGGCGATTTCGTTCAGCGAAGTCATACCGGCACATTAACCGTTCTTGAAAAGCATTCCCGCGACACGGTGCACCAATGCGATCGGATCCGAGTCGTCATCTATCGCCTTGTTGAGCCACAGCAGCGAAAAGCCATGCACCAGAGACCATGCCGCCAAGGCCGCGGCCTGTGGATCGCCTTTGGCGCGCGAATCGTCGAGCGTGCCGACGCCCCGGACAAGCTCTGTCCCAGCGGCGCTCACCGCGGCGATCAGCTCCTGGTCGTCTGGATTCAGCAGCGAGCTGTCGAACATCACCGCGTAGTGGCCGGGATGGGCGAGCGCGAACCGCACATACGCCAGCGCGGCTTCGATGAAGTCCGGGCGGGCACCCTTCAGCGCCTCAGCCAGCAGCCGCCAACCCTCGGCAGCCAATGCGGTGAACAAGCCGCGACGGTCGGTGAAGTGATGCGCAGGGGCGGCGTGTGAGACACCGGCCTCACGCGCGAGTTCGCGCAGCGAGATCCCGTCGGCGCCGCGTTCGGCCACCAGGGTGGCGGCCTTGGCCAATATGACGGCCTTCAGATCGCCGTGGTGATAAGAATCCCTGCTCATGGCCGCCATCATAACCCGGAATCTTGACAGTGCCTAGATCGCTCGATTACGTTGCATCTTGACATTGTCTAGATAGGAACTTGCAATGGCCGTCATCGTCACTTTGGTCCTCGGCACGCTGGGTGCTCGCCTGGTCGGCTGGTTCGGAGTCGACTACGTCGACAGCTGGCCGCAAGCGTTTGCGGTCGGGATGGCCGCGATGTTCCTGATGACCGGGGTCGCGCACTTCGTGAACCCGCTTCGGCGCGACATGATCGCGATCGTGCCGCCGCGGCTGCCCGCCCCCGGCCTGCTCGTCACGATCACCGGCGTGCTCGAACTGGTCGGCGCGGCCGGACTGGCGTACCCGCCGACCCGCGTTGCCGCGGCGGTAGGCCTGTTCGCCTTGATGCTGGTGATGTTGCCCGCCAACATCTACGCGGCGCGGATGCCCAACCCGCCGAAGTCGATGACGTCGCGGCTGGATGTGCGCACGGTCGAGGAGGTCGTGTACCTAGCCGCTGCCGTCGTGGTTTGCCTTGGCAGCATCCAGTAGCCAGGCGTACTGAAAGGCGGCTTCCTTCCAGCGCTCGTAGCGCCCACTGATCCCGCCGTGGCCGGCATTCATCTCGGTCTTGAGCAATACCGGGCGATCGTCGGTCTTGGTATGCCTAAGCGCCGCAACCCATTTCGCAGGTTCGACATAAAGCACCCTGGTGTCGTTCAACGACGTCATCGCGAGAATCGCCGGATAGTCCTTCGCCTCGATGTTCTCGTAGGGCGAGTAAGACTTCATGTAGTGGTAGACATCCTCGTTTTCCAACGGGTTTCCCCACTCGTCCCATTCGGTCACTGTCAGGGGCAGCGACGGGTCGAGGATGGTCGTCAGGGCGTCGACGAAGGGCACCGCTGCCAGAATGCCCGCGAACAACTCCGGCGCCATGTTGGCAACGGCGCCCATCAGCAACCCGCCCGCGCTGCCGCCAAACGCGACCAGGTTCTCCGGCCGCGTCACGTCGGTCTGAATGAGATGGCTTGCCACGACAATGAAATCGGTGAAGGTGTTTCGCTTCTCCAACAGCTTGCCGTGCTCGTACCACGGCCGACCAAGCTCTCCGCCGCCCCGCACGTGCGCGACGGCGAACACCATGCCGCGGTCCAGCAGCGAGAGCCGGGCAATGGAGAACCGCGGATCCTCGCACGACTCGTAGGCGCCGTAGCCATACAGCAGCGTCGGCGCGGGATAGGGCACGCCGATGCGGTGGATGATCGAAATCGGCACCCGTGCGCCGTCTGGGGCGAGGGCCCAGTCTCGGCGCTCGACATACTCGTCCGGGTGGTAGTCGCCGAGCACCGGCTGCTCTCGCAGCAGCGTGCGTTCACCGCTGGCGAGGTCGATGTCATAGATGCGCACCGGAATCACGAATGACGTCGCGCCGATCCGCAGCTTGGGTGAGCTCCAGTTCGGGTTGGCCGAAATCCCTGCCGACATCAACTCGGAGTCGAACGTGATGTCCTCGGGATGGCCGTAGTCGCCGTCGGCGTAGATCGGCCACAGCTGGATCCGCGGCAGTGCCTCGCTGCGGTAGCTGACTACCAAATGGCCCTCGAACGCGTCCACCGCGTCGAGCCGCACATCGTCGCGATGCTCGATCAGCGTGCGAAATGTGTTGGGATCACTGACGGGAGCCTCGACGAGCGTGAAGTTCTCGGCACCGTCGTTGTGCAGGATCAGGAACCGGTCCTCGCCGCCCACGATCGCGTGCTCGACGGAATACTCGACCAGCTCACGGCGCGGCCAGATGGTAGTGAACTCGGCCTCACCGTCGGCGGCGTCGCCATAACGCATTTCGGTGGTGACGGCGCTGCCCGCCGCGATGATGAGGTATTTGTTGCTTCGGGTACGCCCGACCGCGAGCCAGAACTTCTCGTCGGGCTCGTGGTAGACCCTCTGGGCGGGCAGGCCTGCGCCGAGTCGGTGCCGCCATACGGTGTCTGGGCGCCACGCCTCGTCGACTGTCACGTAGTAGACGGTGCGGTTGTCCGCGGCCCAGGTGGCACCGGCGGCGATCCCTACGATCTCGTCGTCGTATAGCAATCCGGTTCGTAAGTCTTTGAACCGCAACGTGTATCGCTCGTCACCCTTGACGTCCACCGAGTAGGCCAGGATGTTGCCGTCCAGGCTGACGCTGGCTGCGCCGAGTGCGAAGAAGTCATGCCCTTCGGCCTCGACGTTCTCGTCCAGCAGGATCTGCTCACCAGGAATCTCGGTGTCCTCGTCGAGCAGCGGCGGAACCCAGTCGTCGGGATCGGTGACGGGGCAACGGCATTGCACGCTGTACTGCTTGCCCTCGAAGCTTCTGCCGTAGTACCACCACTCGCCGCGTCGGGTCGGTACCGACAGATCGGTTTCCTTGGTGCGGGCCTTGATCTCGTCGAAGATCTTCTGCCGCAACGGGGCCAGGCCCTCGGTCGCGTGTTCGGTGTAGTCGTTCTCGGCCTTCAGGTAGTCGATGACTTCGGGGTTGTCCTTGTCGCGCAGCCACTCGTAGGGGTCGATGAACACGTCGCCGTGATGTTCGCGACGAGTGTCGATTCTCTTGGCTTCGGGTGGTTTCACGGCTTGATCCAGTCGCTGAACTTGCGGCCCGAGATGCGTTCGTAGGCCTCGATATAGCGGGCACGGGTGGCGTCGACGATGTCGGGTGGCAGCGGTGGTGGCGGCTTGTCGCCGTTGCGGTCCCAGCCGGACTCCGGGCCGGTGAGCCAGTTGCGGACGAACTGCTTGTCGAAGCTCTGCTGGACCACGCCTTCCTGGTATTCGTCGGCGCGCCAGTATCGGCTGGAGTCGGGCGTGAAGACCTCGTCGGCCAGTCGAAGATTTCCGTGCTTGTCCACGCCGAACTCGAACTTGGTGTCGGCGACGATAATGCCTTTCGTCAGCGCGTGATCGGCGCCCTGGATATAGGTCTGCAAGGTCTTTTCGCGAAGCTGGTTGGCCCTGACCGCACCGACCAGTTCGATCACGTCATTGAACGTGATGTTCTCATCGTGTTGTCCCAGTTCGGCTTTGGTGGCCGGGGTGAACAGGGGCTGGAGGAACTTGCTGGCCTCCGACAGTCCAGGCGGCAGCGCGATGCCGCACACCTTCCCGGTCTTCTGGTAATCGGTCAGGCCCGAGCCGGTCAGGTAGCCGCGGGCGACGGCCTCGACGGGCAGCATCTCGAGCTCCTGGACGACCAGTGCGCGGCCGAGCACCTCCTGCGGAATGCGCTCGTCGTCGGGCGGCCCTGCCAGGTGGTTGGGCGCCGCGACGTGGTCGAAGAAAAAGACGCTCATCGCGGTCAGGATGCGGCCCTTGTCGGGTATCTCGGAGTCGAGGATGTAGTCGTATGCCGAGATTCGGTCCGTGGCGACGAACAGCAGGGTCTCGTCGTCGATGCGGTACAGCTCGCGAACCTTGCCGCTGGCCAGATGTTCGTAGTCCGACAGAGACGGGCGCATCGGGCCAGCCTATCTGCTGGGATCAATCCCATGACGTCCCGTTACGTGCCTTATGCCACCACCCCGACGCGACTGGTCCGGCAGCTGATCAGCGACGTTGTGGTGATCGTCTGGACAACCGTGTGGGTGCTGGTCGGGATCGCGGTACACACCGCCGTTGCGAGCATCGCCGAAGTCGGTCGCCAGGTCGAGACCGGGGCCAACGGCGTGGCCCACAATCTCGACTCGGCTGGAGACCGCACCGGCCATATCCCGCTCATCGGCGATGCACTGAGCAAGCCGCTGCGTGCGGCCAGCGACGCCGCGCTCGACATCGCCGGCGGCGGACACACCTTGGACACCACGGCGTCGTGGCTGGCGTGGGTGCTGGCCATCGCGGTGGCCGCGCCGCCGATCCTCTTCGTCGCGCTGCCCTGGCTGTTTGTGCGGGTGCGGTTCTTCCGTCGCAAGTGGACGGCGTTGACGTTGGCGGCCACGCCCGCCGGCGAACAGCTGCTCGCGCTGCGCGCGCTGGCCAATCGGCCACTGGCCAAGCTCGCGGCCATCCATTCCGACCCCGTCGGTGCCTGGCGCAGCCAGGACAGCGCCGCGATCCAGGGCCTGGCGGCGCTGGAACTCCGCGCAGCCGGCGTCCGCCGCCGCCGCTAACCCGCGATTTGTGGAGTCCTAGCGTCGGTCACCGCCGGTGTGGCTCCCGAAATCGTGAGCATTGGAACCGTCTGGAGACGCGACGCGTCCACTCTCGATGTGCTAGACGATTACTTGCGCCGACAAGACGGCGTGATCACACATGCGCAGGCCCTGTGCGCGGGTCTGAGTCAAGACGCGATCAATCGGCGGCTCAGGTCCAGTCAATGGCTGCGGTGCTCACGTGGCGTTTATTTCGTCGATGACAGACCGTTCACCGAGGAGGCGCGTGTCCGCGTCGGCGTTTGAAGCTATGGCCCTCAATCGGTGGCCAGCGGTCTCGCGGCAGCTTGGTGGCAGGGCCTGACACGGTTTCCGCCCGAGATCGTTGAAGTAACCGTTCCCCGTACTGCACGCCTACGACGCAAGTACGGCACAAAGCTGCGTCGGCGCGACCTGGCGCCCAAGGACATTGTCGAGCGGAACGGGCTGAGGGTGACAGCGCTGCCGCTGACGGTCGTCGAGGCCGCCGCGCGACGCGGCGGCGGCGCGAAGCTGATGGACTCGGCGCTCCAGCGTCATGTCGAGCTCCCACAGCTGTGGAATGCGCACTTGCGCAACAAGGGCCGCCACGGCTCACCCGCCGCGCGGCGACTGCTGGACGCCGCATCCGACGGTGCGCGATCAGAAGCCGAGCGCCTGCTGATCAAGCTGTTGCGCGACAACAACATAACCGAATGGAAAGCCAACCATCCGCTCGCCGGGTTCAAAATCGACGTCGCGTTTCCTGGCGAGAAGGTCGCCGTCGAGACCGACGGGTGGGCCTTTCACAGCAGCCAGGAAGACTTCCAAACAGATCGCGAACGACAGAACAAGATCGCGCTGCTCGGCTGGAAGGTGCTGCGATTCACGTGGCTAGATCTAACCGAGTACCCCCAGCGGGTGGTGGCGGAGATCCGATTCGCGAGAGGGCTTGCAGCGCAGTAAACACCCACGCCGCAAGGGCGATCAAGAAGAACACCAGTGACACCGTCGTCAGCCACCGCCAACCGGTCTCGACGGCAGTTGCAAAGGTGGCCGACGCATACATTCCCAGCGGGAACACCGCCGGCCACGCCAGGCCGACTCGCCGCCGCAGCACCACATAGATCAGCACCGGGATCCATGCCGTAGCAACAAACCACGTCGCCACCGTCACGGGCCACACAAACGTCAACCCGGCTTTGTGAATGTGATCGCCCGCCAGCGTCGCAATCGCCGCGCCGCCCATCAGAATCCAGATGTCCGGTTGCGCCAACTCCGGGGCGGCCGAATCGTGAACCGCCCGCCAACCGATCAGTCCCGTCATCAGCAGGTAGACGACGATGGCTACGGCCCATAACACCAAGGCCCAGAACAAGATCCTGAGGTCCGCCATCAGGATTGCCACCCCCGACGTCGCGACGCTCGCCAGTTCCCAACCCCCACGCGCGCGAAAGCGCAACGTCCTACGGTCGCACCACATGCGCCGCGCGATCATCGGCGCCAGCGAAACCCATCCCTGCAGCGCCATTCCCGCGAGCGCCCACAGCACCCATCTGTGCTCGGCAAGTCGCGCGCCGACCACCGCACACGCCGCGACATAGGTGCACAGCCGAAGCGACACATCGAGGTCCGTGAGCTTCCACGACGCTCGCCGCCAGGCAACCGCGGCCCCGACGATCAGCACCGGCAACGCGACGGCCGCCAGTACGATCAACACCCCGCTGATGACGTCAAAGCCATGATCTGCAGCCGCAATCGACACGATGCCGGTCGCCATGACCGCCGCGAACGAATCCGGCTTCACGGCGTAACGATCACCTCAGCTGACATGATCACGGGCAGATTCAGCGGTAATGCCGCCGCGCCTATCGCGGTCCGCGCGTGTCTGCCGTGCTCGCCGAACACATCGAGCAGTAGATCCGACGCCGGATTGAGCACCGCTGTCGTCTGGGGATAGCCCGGGTCGGCGTTGACGAATCCGCTCAGCGTCACCCAATCATCCACCCGGTCAAGCGATCCCAACGCCATACGGATAGCGCTCAGCATCGCCAGCACGGTTAACCGCGCGGACTCCTGCGCATCCTCCAACGACACCTCGCTCGGCACCCGACCGAACGGGCCCACGGGTGCACCATCCGAGCCAAGAGCACCGTGGCCACTGAGCACGCACCGCGAACCCACCACCCGCACCCACTCGAACGGAATCCGGACTCCCGGTGGAAGCAACGGCTCCGGCGGAAGCTGCAAGCCGAGTTCGGAGACGCGCTGCTCAAATGTCATCGAAGTGCGACCTCCAAATGCCGGATGCCGGTGTGACGGTTGCTTCGCGTCCACTCGACCGGCTTGACCACCTGCACCGAAGAGAACCGGCCAAGTAGCTCCTCGAACAATACCCGCAGTTCGAGTCTGGCCAGGTTAGCGCCGAGGCAGTAGTGCACGCCCTGACCAAACCCCAAGTGCGGATTCGGTTTACGCGCGATATCGAAGGTATCGGCATCCGCGAAGACCAACGAGTCGCGGTTGGCCGAACCTTCCCAGATCTGCACCTTCTGCCCGGCCTTGATGGCACACCCACCCAACTCGACGTCGCGCGTGGCGGTGCGCCGCTTGGACGGCGACGGCGACGTCCAACGCACCATCTCCTCGATCGCTACCGGCAACAACGACAAATCCGAACGCAACAGTGCTAGCTGGGAAGGATGCTCAGCCAGTGCCAGCAGCCCGCCCGCGATGGAATTGCGCGTCGTCTCTGCGCCAGCACTGAACAGCAGACTGAAGAATAGATACAGCTCCAGATCAGACAGGCCACCAGCGTTCGCCACCACAGACAACATGTCGTCGGTCGGGGCTGCTCGCTTCGCGGCGATCAGCTCCTGGCCGTAGGTGTACATCCGGGTGCCGGCCTCCTCGGGCGTCAACTGCCCCACCGACGCCTTGCGCGAGCCACCGAAGTCGAACTGCGGCTCGATGGCCTCAAACAGCCAATGCCGTTCGGACTCAGGCACTCCCAGCAGAATGCAGATCATCTGCATCGGCAGTTCTGCAGCGATCTCAACCAAAAAATCGAACGGCGAGCCCGGTTTTACCGCATCCAACAGTCGACGCGCCCGCGCCCGCAGATCGTCCTCCACCCGCGCGATCATTCGCGGCGTCAACCCCGAGCTGACCAGCCGCCGAATCTCAGAATGGCGAGGGTCGTCCATCATGTTCAGCACCTGTCCCGCGATCGACAGATCCTGCAACAGCGTGCCGCCAAACGGCCGCGAGCCGCCGGTAACGGAAGAAAACGTCACCGGATCACGAAACACCGCAAGCGTTTCCGCGTGTGTGGCTACCGACCAGAAGCCCTCGCCGTCCGGGGTGTTCTCGGTCGCAGCGTGCCAGTACACCGGCGCCTCGAGCCGATGCATCTCAAACAACGCGTGCGGAAATCCCGATGCGAAATTGTCCAGATCGGTGAAGTCGATCTCCA from Mycobacterium sp. JS623 encodes:
- a CDS encoding DUF2334 domain-containing protein, with the protein product MAGQLIVSISGISDRTVADVDAFCRQLDERDVPASFLVAPRIKGGYRLDSDGATVEWLAQRREQGDAIVLHGFDEAATKKRRGEFATLPAHEANLRLMAADRVLEHLGLRTRLFAAPGWTVSQGTLMALPRNGFRLLAGVSGITDLVRQTTVRGRVLGIGEGFLSEPWWCRTLVLSAERTARRDGVVRVAVAARHLRRPGPRQAMLDAVDLALMHQCSPSVYHWDPYPALTDAA
- a CDS encoding glutathione peroxidase codes for the protein MTSLNEIALTTLDGRATTLAELADGAALVVNVASKCGLTPQYTALEQLAKDYGDRGLTVIGVPCNQFMGQEPGTAEQIQTFCSTNYGVTFPLLAKTDVNGADRHPLYAELTKATDDSGEAGDIQWNFEKFLLAPGGQVVNRFRPRTAPDAPEVIAAIEAVLPR
- a CDS encoding TetR/AcrR family transcriptional regulator; amino-acid sequence: MSRDSYHHGDLKAVILAKAATLVAERGADGISLRELAREAGVSHAAPAHHFTDRRGLFTALAAEGWRLLAEALKGARPDFIEAALAYVRFALAHPGHYAVMFDSSLLNPDDQELIAAVSAAGTELVRGVGTLDDSRAKGDPQAAALAAWSLVHGFSLLWLNKAIDDDSDPIALVHRVAGMLFKNG
- a CDS encoding DoxX family protein; its protein translation is MAVIVTLVLGTLGARLVGWFGVDYVDSWPQAFAVGMAAMFLMTGVAHFVNPLRRDMIAIVPPRLPAPGLLVTITGVLELVGAAGLAYPPTRVAAAVGLFALMLVMLPANIYAARMPNPPKSMTSRLDVRTVEEVVYLAAAVVVCLGSIQ
- a CDS encoding S9 family peptidase, whose product is MKPPEAKRIDTRREHHGDVFIDPYEWLRDKDNPEVIDYLKAENDYTEHATEGLAPLRQKIFDEIKARTKETDLSVPTRRGEWWYYGRSFEGKQYSVQCRCPVTDPDDWVPPLLDEDTEIPGEQILLDENVEAEGHDFFALGAASVSLDGNILAYSVDVKGDERYTLRFKDLRTGLLYDDEIVGIAAGATWAADNRTVYYVTVDEAWRPDTVWRHRLGAGLPAQRVYHEPDEKFWLAVGRTRSNKYLIIAAGSAVTTEMRYGDAADGEAEFTTIWPRRELVEYSVEHAIVGGEDRFLILHNDGAENFTLVEAPVSDPNTFRTLIEHRDDVRLDAVDAFEGHLVVSYRSEALPRIQLWPIYADGDYGHPEDITFDSELMSAGISANPNWSSPKLRIGATSFVIPVRIYDIDLASGERTLLREQPVLGDYHPDEYVERRDWALAPDGARVPISIIHRIGVPYPAPTLLYGYGAYESCEDPRFSIARLSLLDRGMVFAVAHVRGGGELGRPWYEHGKLLEKRNTFTDFIVVASHLIQTDVTRPENLVAFGGSAGGLLMGAVANMAPELFAGILAAVPFVDALTTILDPSLPLTVTEWDEWGNPLENEDVYHYMKSYSPYENIEAKDYPAILAMTSLNDTRVLYVEPAKWVAALRHTKTDDRPVLLKTEMNAGHGGISGRYERWKEAAFQYAWLLDAAKANHDGSG
- a CDS encoding phosphoribosylaminoimidazolesuccinocarboxamide synthase — translated: MRPSLSDYEHLASGKVRELYRIDDETLLFVATDRISAYDYILDSEIPDKGRILTAMSVFFFDHVAAPNHLAGPPDDERIPQEVLGRALVVQELEMLPVEAVARGYLTGSGLTDYQKTGKVCGIALPPGLSEASKFLQPLFTPATKAELGQHDENITFNDVIELVGAVRANQLREKTLQTYIQGADHALTKGIIVADTKFEFGVDKHGNLRLADEVFTPDSSRYWRADEYQEGVVQQSFDKQFVRNWLTGPESGWDRNGDKPPPPLPPDIVDATRARYIEAYERISGRKFSDWIKP
- a CDS encoding tellurite resistance/C4-dicarboxylate transporter family protein; the encoded protein is MKPDSFAAVMATGIVSIAAADHGFDVISGVLIVLAAVALPVLIVGAAVAWRRASWKLTDLDVSLRLCTYVAACAVVGARLAEHRWVLWALAGMALQGWVSLAPMIARRMWCDRRTLRFRARGGWELASVATSGVAILMADLRILFWALVLWAVAIVVYLLMTGLIGWRAVHDSAAPELAQPDIWILMGGAAIATLAGDHIHKAGLTFVWPVTVATWFVATAWIPVLIYVVLRRRVGLAWPAVFPLGMYASATFATAVETGWRWLTTVSLVFFLIALAAWVFTALQALSRIGSPPPPAGGTRLDLAT
- a CDS encoding RidA family protein; this encodes MTFEQRVSELGLQLPPEPLLPPGVRIPFEWVRVVGSRCVLSGHGALGSDGAPVGPFGRVPSEVSLEDAQESARLTVLAMLSAIRMALGSLDRVDDWVTLSGFVNADPGYPQTTAVLNPASDLLLDVFGEHGRHARTAIGAAALPLNLPVIMSAEVIVTP
- a CDS encoding cytochrome P450, with the translated sequence MSGLLEIDFTDLDNFASGFPHALFEMHRLEAPVYWHAATENTPDGEGFWSVATHAETLAVFRDPVTFSSVTGGSRPFGGTLLQDLSIAGQVLNMMDDPRHSEIRRLVSSGLTPRMIARVEDDLRARARRLLDAVKPGSPFDFLVEIAAELPMQMICILLGVPESERHWLFEAIEPQFDFGGSRKASVGQLTPEEAGTRMYTYGQELIAAKRAAPTDDMLSVVANAGGLSDLELYLFFSLLFSAGAETTRNSIAGGLLALAEHPSQLALLRSDLSLLPVAIEEMVRWTSPSPSKRRTATRDVELGGCAIKAGQKVQIWEGSANRDSLVFADADTFDIARKPNPHLGFGQGVHYCLGANLARLELRVLFEELLGRFSSVQVVKPVEWTRSNRHTGIRHLEVALR